From one Artemia franciscana unplaced genomic scaffold, ASM3288406v1 PGA_scaffold_30, whole genome shotgun sequence genomic stretch:
- the LOC136041608 gene encoding uncharacterized protein LOC136041608, with amino-acid sequence MNNKSVKCIVCSFFEFKDTDVQLFNFPSDKKKMELWRKAINANYSFMSPSKRSYICAFHFELSMFSENGELLDTAVPNVWLDYSKPEDDQQTVKRKKPGNDTSPSDSGSILDQLDSPPENEGKRKYSVLKKYPRRKSKVIFLPKDNCEVDNKLTSDDSEPEETAAKRVKPGSLKNARDKTIPRPFEIYVSEPTSKTRYTAECITCEKYMFDSTQIVMHIKDEHIQAQGSFQCRICMEKFGFLFACQNHLAMHLESHFP; translated from the exons ATGAATAATAAAAGCGTGAAGTGTATAGTGTGCTCCTTTTTCGAGTTTAAAGATACTGATGTTCAGCTTTTTAATTTCCCaagtgataaaaagaaaatggagtTGTGGAGAAAAGCCATTAATGCTAATTATAGTTTTATGAGTCCTAGCAAAAGAAGTTATATTTGCGCATTCCATTTTGAACTTAGTATGTTCTCTGAAAATGGAGAGCTACTGGACACTGCTGTTCCTAATGTATGGCTTGACTATTCTAAACCAGAGGATGATCAGCAGACAGTTAAGAGAAAAAAGCCAGGAAATGACACAAGCCCATCT GACTCAGGAAGCATCTTGGATCAACTTGACAGTCCTCCTGAAAATGAAGGAAAGAGGAAATACTCTGTGTTAAAGAAGTATCCTAGAAGAAAATCCAAGGTGATTTTCCTGCCCAAAGACAACTGTGAAGTAGATAATAAGCTGACTTCAGACGACTCTGAACCAGAAGAAACAGCTGCTAAAAGAGTCAAACCAGGATCATTGAAGAATGCAAGAGATAAAACTATTCCAAGGCCTTTTGAGATATATGTTTCAGAGCCAACATCAAAGACTAGGTATACAGCAGAGTGTATTACCtgtgaaaaatatatgtttGATAGTACACAAATTGTTATGCACATTAAGGATGAGCATATACAAGCACAAGGCAGTTTTCAGTGTCGTATTTGTATGGAAAAATTTGGCTTTCTGTTTGCATGCCAAAATCATTTGGCTATGCATCTTGAATCTCACTTCCCTTAA